From the genome of Thunnus thynnus chromosome 1, fThuThy2.1, whole genome shotgun sequence, one region includes:
- the LOC137187444 gene encoding uncharacterized protein, translated as MDGKQNDKISVVSRSSRSSAPSSGSLIRARAKAEAAKARLAFAEQEAKAKIERAAKEAEQKKEIADREAEYQKIKADKDAAYHFEKVKRDAELEELAIRREAAAAEAEAAVWESADAQACPLVLDEAGPAEEDKMERTSDYITSHFDPQSHKSCPSTDFPDQVAIKAHSPKSQPPANETLFSPRNSFNPEHRTPAFPNETSYANVTSHPDIFDYVYVPPAVKMENQASHRAPDQQSDSKECQSNLNKSAQPFYPKSMPTASYSAPTTEHLVQYLARRDLVNSSLYQFDDKPEHYRAWQSSYTNVTQGLGLTPTEELDLMIKWLGRESSNHVKRIRSVHITNPVTALKKAWDRLQECYAAPEMIERSLFDRLGNFPRVSAKEHVKLRELSDLLMEVQCAKEDGYLPALSYLDTARGIEPIVAKLPYGLQERWISAGSKHKEENKGQFPPFEFFSQFISYEARKRNDPSFSIPSACSSPTKFERNPISVHKTDVDSTHTRASNVKGVSDPNKSCPIHSKPHPLKRCKAFRAKNLEERKTFLKERGICFRCCSSTTHFAKDCQNAVKCMECESTYHDSAMHPGPASQVKASSTSPHNGGEGEENSTTTTVVNSSCTEVCGPGQIGRSCSKICLVKVYRKGQPDKHVKAYVILDDQSNRSLARSSLFELFNVECEPYSYYLKTCSGTVEASGRRAEAFIIESLDGRAIIPLPPLIECNDILDNRSEIPTPSAARHHPHLAKVAEHIPDIDPTAEILLLLGRDVIRVHKVREQVNGPHNAPFAQRLDLGWVLVGEVCLGSAHRQTVNTFKTTVLENGRPSLLQPCTSFLHIKEKIDHGTAASDGKSEVSKPAEEVLGQTVFNHTERDNKLASSIEDDIFLKLMGKEVYRDESNSWVAPLPFRQPRQRLPNNREQAAKRFASLQCSLNKRPEMQQQYMAFMGKILENGHAEVAPSLGESEECWYLPTFGVFHPQKPGQIRVVFDSSAKHLGISLNDVLLTGPDLNNTLLGVLMRFRKEKVAILADIQQMFHCFLVRQDHRNYLRFLWYKDNDMTKKTTDQGHSKTFFRPVSEVVLLLAKNDVQRPA; from the coding sequence ATGGATGGGAAACAAAATGACAAGATTTCAGTGGTTAGCAGGAGTTCACGATCATCTGCACCGTCAAGTGGTTCATTAATACGTGCACGTGCCAAAGCAGAAGCAGCTAAAGCACGCCTTGCATTTGCTGAACAAGAAGCTAAAGCTAAGATAGAAAGAGCAGCTAAGGAGGCTGAGCAGAAGAAAGAGATAGCTGACAGAGAAGCTGAATATCAGAAGATAAAGGCTGACAAAGATGCTGCATATCACTTTGAGAAAGTAAAGAGGGATGCTGAGCTTGAAGAACTTGCTATACGccgagaagcagcagcagcagaggctgaagCAGCTGTGTGGGAATCAGCAGATGCCCAGGCATGTCCGTTGGTGCTAGATGAGGCAGGCCcagcagaggaagacaaaatGGAGCGGACAAGTGACTACATTACCTCTCACTTTGACCCACAATCACATAAAAGCTGTCCTTCAACTGACTTCCCAGATCAAGTAGCCATTAAAGCTCACTCACCAAAAAGTCAGCCCCCAGCAAATGAGACATTATTTAGCCCTCGCAATTCCTTTAATCCAGAACATCGGACCCCTGCATTTCCAAATGAAACATCATATGCTAATGTCACTAGCCACCCTGACATTTTTGACTATGTGTATGTCCCGCCAGCAGTCAAAATGGAAAATCAGGCTTCGCACAGAGCACCTGACCAACAGAGTGATTCAAAAGAGTGTCAGTCCAACCTGAACAAGTCAGCACAGCCCTTCTATCCAAAGTCCATGCCTACAGCTTCCTACAGTGCACCCACAACTGAACACCTGGTGCAGTACTTGGCTCGGCGTGACCTGGTGAATTCAAGTTTATATCAGTTTGATGATAAGCCTGAACACTATCGTGCTTGGCAGTCTTCATACACCAATGTCACACAAGGGCTAGGCCTCACACCTACTGAGGAGTTGGACTTGATGATAAAATGGCTCGGTAGAGAATCCAGCAATCATGTGAAGCGTATACGGTCAGTACACATAACAAACCCAGTCACAGCACTTAAGAAGGCCTGGGATCGCCTCCAGGAATGTTATGCAGCACCTGAAATGATCGAAAGGTCTCTTTTCGACCGACTTGGCAATTTCCCAAGAGTTTCAGCAAAAGAACACGTGAAGCTACGGGAACTATCAGATTTGCTAATGGAAGTACAGTGTGCTAAGGAGGACGGTTACCTCCCAGCTCTCTCCTACTTGGACACTGCACGTGGTATCGAACCCATAGTTGCAAAATTGCCCTATGGGCTTCAAGAAAGATGGATTTCAGCTGGTTCAAAACAtaaggaagaaaataaaggaCAATTTCCACCCTTCGAATTTTTCAGCCAGTTCATAAGTTATGAGGCACGGAAGAGAAACGACCCCAGCTTTTCTATCCCAAGCGCTTGCAGCTCACCCACAAAGTTCGAAAGGAACCCCATTTCGGTTCACAAGACGGATGTTGAttctacacacacacgtgcaagCAATGTGAAAGGTGTAAGTGACCCAAATAAGAGCTGCCCAATACACAGCAAGCCACATCCCCTTAAACGGTGCAAAGCTTTTAGAGCAAAGAACctggaagaaagaaagacttTTCTCAAAGAAAGAGGGATCTGCTTTAGGTGTTGTAGCTCAACCACTCACTTTGCTAAGGACTGTCAAAATGCAGTTAAGTGTATGGAATGTGAGAGCACCTATCATGACTCTGCCATGCATCCTGGACCTGCATCTCAAGTCAAGGCTTCTTCAACTTCACCACACAATGGCGGGGAGGGAGAAGAGAACAGCACTACCACCACAGTTGTTAACTCAAGCTGCACTGAGGTTTGTGGGCCAGGGCAAATTGGTCGATCATGCTCCAAGATTTGCCTGGTGAAAGTATATCGCAAAGGTCAACCAGACAAACACGTTAAGGCCTACGTCATCTTGGATGACCAAAGCAATAGGTCATTGGCACGGTCCAGTTTATTTGAGCTATTTAATGTAGAGTGTGAACCATACTCCTACTATTTGAAGACATGTTCTGGCACCGTTGAAGCATCTGGGCGTAGAGCTGAAGCCTTCATTATCGAGTCACTGGATGGAAGGGCTATAATCCCTCTCCCACCACTCATCGAGTGCAATGATATACTCGACAATCGGTCTGAAATCCCGACTCCAAGTGCAGCTCGACACCATCCTCATCTTGCGAAAGTAGCAGAGCACATTCCTGATATCGACCCAACTGCTGAGATCCTCCTGTTGCTCGGCAGGGATGTAATAAGAGTGCACAAGGTCAGGGAACAGGTCAACGGGCCCCACAATGCCCCCTTTGCGCAACGGCTAGACCTGGGATGGGTGCTAGTTGGAGAAGTGTGTTTGGGAAGTGCACACAGGCAGACTGTCAACACCTTCAAAACAACTGTGCTTGAGAATGGTCGACCCTCACTCCTACAACCTTGCACAAGCTTCTTGCACATCAAAGAAAAGATTGATCATGGCACAGCAGCAAGTGACGGCAAGTCAGAGGTCAGTAAACCTGCAGAAGAGGTGTTAGGACAAACTGTCTTCAATCACACAGAACGTGACAACAAGCTGGCATCCTCAATTGAAGATGACATCTTCTTGAAACTGATGGGCAAAGAAGTCTACAGAGATGAGTCTAATAGTTGGGTTGCCCCACTCCCATTTAGGCAACCAAGGCAACGCCTACCCAACAACCGGGAACAAGCAGCCAAACGATTTGCGTCACTCCAGTGCAGTCTAAATAAGAGACCAGAGATGCAACAGCAATACATGGCCTTCATGGGAAAAATATTGGAGAACGGTCATGCAGAGGTAGCACCATCGTTGGGAGAGAGTGAAGAATGTTGGTACTTGCCAACCTTTGGGGTTTTCCACCCACAAAAACCAGGCCAAATTAGGGTGGTATTTGATTCAAGTGCCAAACACTTAGGTATTTCTCTCAACGATGTGCTCCTCACAGGACCCGATCTCAACAATACACTCCTTGGAGTTCTGATGAGGTTCCGGAAGGAAAAGGTTGCGATCCTGGCAGATATACAACAGATGTTTCACTGCTTCTTGGTGCGACAGGACCACAGGAACTACCTGAGATTCCTGTGGTACAAGGATAATGACATGACAAAGAAGACCACAGACCAAGGACATTCAAAGACGTTCTTCCGACCAGTCTCAGAAGTTGTTTTACTTCTTGCTAAAAATGATGTTCAGAGACCTGCTTAG